The Euryarchaeota archaeon genomic sequence AGCATCTTCTTCGCGTACATCAACTCTGCATTGAGGATCGACCCGCCCGCCGCTCCCCTCACCGTGTTGCTCCCGCTCACGAAGTACTTGTAATGCAGGACGTTGTCCTTCCTCAATCGGCCCACCGAGACCGCCATGCCTTTTTCGAGGTTCCAGTCACGTCTCGGCTGGGGACGGTTCTCTTCCCGTTTCACGTGGAGCGGGCGCAGCGGTGCGAGCGGCGTCTTGAGTTTCTGCGGTTCGGCCGTCCATTGGCTCCACGTTTCGAGGATCTCGTTCTCGTTGGTGATGCGCTCGAATTCGAGGTTGACGACGGCGCTGTGGCCTTCTTCGACGGGGACTCGGGTACAGGTCGCCGAAATGGGGAATGCGGCGTTTTTCACGGCGCCGTTCTCGAAGTTCCCCAGCATCTTCAGCGGTTCGGTCTGGACCTTTTCCTCTTCGCCGCCGCCGATGAACGGGATCACGTTTGCGGTGATGTCGAGCGACGGGACGCCGGGATAGCCCGCCCCGCTTATTGCTTGCATCGTCGTGATCACTGCTTTCTTGATCTTGAACTTCTCGTGGAGCGGTTTCCAGCTCATCGTGACGACGACTGCCGCGCAGTTCGGGTTCGTGACGATGTAGCCGTCGGTGCGTCGCCTTCGTTTTTGCACTTCGACGAGCGCCACGTGCTCCGGGTTCACTTCCGGTATGAGTAGGGGAACGTCCGCTTCCATCCGGTGGTCACGCGCGTTCGAGAACACTCGTAGACCAGCGCCCGATAGTTTTTCCTCGATGGGGCCCGCGGTGCCGCTGGGGATCGCCGAGAAGACGAGGTCCGCGTCCAGGCGATCGTCGGAAGCGAGGACTGGCATGGACGCGACCGCCTTGGGCATCGCATCGTTCAGCACCCAGTTCGCCGC encodes the following:
- the asd gene encoding aspartate-semialdehyde dehydrogenase; amino-acid sequence: MRATPKKGENVKVAIVGATGAVGQRFISLLQDHPWFKITALVASERSAGKTYAEAANWVLNDAMPKAVASMPVLASDDRLDADLVFSAIPSGTAGPIEEKLSGAGLRVFSNARDHRMEADVPLLIPEVNPEHVALVEVQKRRRRTDGYIVTNPNCAAVVVTMSWKPLHEKFKIKKAVITTMQAISGAGYPGVPSLDITANVIPFIGGGEEEKVQTEPLKMLGNFENGAVKNAAFPISATCTRVPVEEGHSAVVNLEFERITNENEILETWSQWTAEPQKLKTPLAPLRPLHVKREENRPQPRRDWNLEKGMAVSVGRLRKDNVLHYKYFVSGSNTVRGAAGGSILNAELMYAKKML